A genomic window from Levilactobacillus yonginensis includes:
- the rimM gene encoding ribosome maturation factor RimM (Essential for efficient processing of 16S rRNA), whose amino-acid sequence MAYYTVGTIVNTHGIKGEVRVIATTDFPESRFAVGSTLYAFQKGQSKPVTLTVATMRKHKNFYLLGFEGKPSINDVEIYKQSTLKVTDNELETADLQPGEYYYHQIVGLKVVTEDGEELGEIKEILSPGANDVWVVERPGKDDLLLPKIDDVVKKVDLDAGQVIVELMEGLE is encoded by the coding sequence ATGGCTTATTATACGGTGGGAACCATCGTGAACACCCACGGCATCAAGGGCGAGGTCCGGGTCATTGCGACCACGGACTTCCCTGAGAGCCGGTTCGCTGTCGGTTCAACTCTGTACGCCTTTCAAAAGGGTCAGAGCAAACCAGTTACGTTGACGGTTGCCACAATGCGCAAGCATAAGAACTTTTATCTGTTAGGATTTGAAGGCAAGCCTTCAATCAATGACGTAGAAATTTACAAACAGAGCACGTTAAAGGTGACCGACAACGAGTTAGAAACCGCTGACTTACAACCCGGAGAATACTACTATCACCAAATCGTGGGCCTTAAGGTCGTCACTGAAGACGGTGAAGAGTTGGGCGAAATCAAGGAGATCCTATCACCAGGAGCGAATGACGTTTGGGTCGTTGAACGTCCTGGGAAGGATGATCTGTTGCTGCCTAAGATCGACGACGTTGTGAAAAAGGTCGACCTCGACGCTGGTCAAGTGATCGTTGAATTAATGGAGGGACTCGAGTAA
- a CDS encoding KH domain-containing protein: protein MTDFKALILAIVSPLVEHPEDLVITPVETERFYEYRLAVNPDDVGRVIGKQGRVAQAIRTIVYSVRVQGNKRVRLIIDDRPTKTLE, encoded by the coding sequence ATGACCGATTTTAAGGCATTAATTCTAGCAATTGTTAGCCCACTCGTTGAACATCCGGAAGACTTGGTGATAACGCCAGTCGAGACGGAACGGTTCTACGAATATCGGTTAGCCGTGAACCCTGATGACGTCGGACGGGTAATCGGTAAACAAGGCCGCGTGGCGCAGGCGATTCGTACGATCGTCTACAGCGTCCGTGTGCAAGGTAATAAACGGGTGCGACTCATCATTGATGACCGCCCGACAAAGACTCTCGAGTGA
- the rpsP gene encoding 30S ribosomal protein S16, translated as MSVKIRLKRMGSKKRPFYRIVVADSRSPRDGRFIEQVGTYNPVTQPASITLKEESIMNWLNNGAQPSDTVKTLLSNAGIMKQYHEAKYTKK; from the coding sequence ATGTCAGTTAAGATTCGTTTAAAGCGGATGGGTTCAAAGAAGCGCCCATTCTACCGGATTGTGGTTGCCGATTCACGGAGCCCTCGTGACGGTCGTTTCATCGAACAAGTTGGAACGTACAATCCAGTTACCCAACCAGCTTCAATCACGTTGAAGGAAGAATCTATCATGAACTGGTTGAACAACGGTGCTCAACCTTCAGATACGGTTAAGACTTTACTTTCTAACGCGGGTATCATGAAGCAATACCACGAAGCTAAGTACACTAAGAAGTAG
- a CDS encoding VWA-like domain-containing protein translates to MISLTQDLERVRRAAGEEAVAATRVLYRDSVMYLLQHDSFYGRALSRLSLRLGVGATPIALTATPVEWQVTVSTTAVTQTDWTGAQWLAMLRHTVLHLLWQHPTRYAQAVRTPAQAGLVRWATDAAVNDYLTDLPAQAVTSRRLAAVMGQPVAPQQDSAVYLRQLRTWQADQRATDQQLATGGPGHLPELPVQDGHTGWSAAADQDAATREQWRSDLFQSANAALSAKQRGTLPGSIRAALTPIVAAQPLDWRSLLKRGLGQVPAGRQPAYGRFNRRQPMRMELPGEIVQTWRKVAVFVDESGSMGNREVSYLLGQLTSLLAVYPAQVTVYPFDTVVDLTHSFTLERRPQRLIRTGGGGTRFQAVLDALPRIMAGNVGQLVIILTDGYGEKKLRPTLPATLVWLLTSPVSQFSVQQAPGTVVSLAADPQWQRLRRQK, encoded by the coding sequence ATGATCAGTTTGACGCAAGACTTAGAACGCGTACGGCGGGCCGCCGGTGAAGAGGCGGTAGCTGCCACGCGGGTCCTTTACCGCGATTCGGTGATGTATCTCTTGCAACACGATTCTTTCTATGGGCGGGCACTCAGCCGACTTAGTTTGCGATTAGGAGTAGGCGCTACGCCCATCGCATTAACGGCGACACCTGTGGAATGGCAAGTGACTGTGAGTACCACAGCTGTTACCCAGACCGATTGGACGGGGGCACAGTGGCTGGCAATGCTTCGGCATACCGTGTTGCACCTGTTGTGGCAACATCCAACCCGTTACGCCCAAGCCGTTCGGACACCCGCACAGGCCGGGTTGGTTCGTTGGGCCACGGATGCAGCGGTCAATGACTATTTGACTGATCTACCCGCTCAGGCGGTGACCAGTCGTCGATTGGCAGCGGTTATGGGTCAACCCGTTGCCCCGCAACAGGATTCAGCCGTTTACTTGCGACAGTTGCGGACGTGGCAAGCTGACCAACGGGCTACCGACCAGCAGTTAGCCACCGGTGGCCCGGGTCATTTGCCAGAGCTACCGGTTCAGGATGGTCACACGGGCTGGTCAGCGGCTGCTGATCAAGATGCTGCTACCAGGGAACAGTGGCGTTCAGACCTCTTTCAGAGTGCCAACGCGGCCCTGTCCGCGAAGCAGCGGGGAACGTTGCCTGGTAGTATTCGAGCGGCACTGACGCCCATTGTGGCTGCCCAGCCGTTGGATTGGCGGAGCTTATTGAAGCGGGGGCTGGGACAGGTTCCAGCAGGCCGGCAACCGGCGTACGGTCGGTTCAATCGTCGCCAACCGATGCGGATGGAGCTGCCCGGAGAAATCGTTCAGACGTGGCGCAAGGTCGCCGTCTTTGTGGACGAGTCCGGTTCCATGGGCAATCGGGAGGTTAGCTACCTATTAGGTCAATTGACGTCACTGTTGGCTGTTTACCCGGCTCAGGTGACCGTCTACCCGTTTGATACGGTTGTTGACCTCACCCACAGTTTTACGCTGGAGAGGCGCCCACAGCGGCTAATCCGGACGGGTGGGGGTGGCACCCGATTTCAAGCAGTTTTGGATGCATTGCCCCGAATTATGGCGGGAAATGTGGGACAACTGGTGATTATTTTGACGGACGGCTATGGAGAGAAAAAATTGCGACCGACATTGCCCGCGACACTGGTGTGGTTATTGACGAGCCCAGTTAGCCAATTCTCGGTGCAACAAGCACCGGGAACGGTCGTGAGTTTAGCGGCTGATCCACAGTGGCAACGGTTAAGGAGGCAGAAATGA
- a CDS encoding ATP-binding protein, whose product MALTYQACLQATQVILASGSVPTIVGEAGIGKSALVADLAAQRQAKLFTTVVSLVEKGDLVIPVPPLTADSFVQTAQYGSLADVRFGYSHTLVAMIRYAEAHPQQEIIWFLDEFNRGSQAVQSELMNLVLQRQINTLKLPEQVHLILAENPDATMAGFTQSHYGVTPGDAAIADRTTRLVLQADTVSWLQWAKTVVAGQPRITPLVTQYLTENPADLHVVGVDNAGDDDLQPTPRAWERVSRAVQELDAQHLFSQSAVVAAIMQGNLGMTVGTAFAGFLTQHRPGLTVEQAMSLPDAVTTMETLSAAQQQQILQNCLQAGEWPLTSNENGQRFADLLAVCPADGQFAIAQTMADQADLLENLAAVQTARPGVAQLYGLLTQIGLRGSQIEV is encoded by the coding sequence GTGGCATTGACTTATCAGGCCTGTTTACAGGCAACTCAGGTAATCTTAGCAAGTGGTAGTGTGCCAACCATTGTGGGCGAGGCCGGTATTGGTAAGTCTGCGTTAGTGGCCGACTTAGCGGCCCAACGTCAGGCAAAGCTTTTCACGACGGTTGTTAGTTTGGTGGAAAAGGGGGACCTGGTGATTCCAGTACCCCCATTGACCGCCGATTCCTTCGTGCAAACGGCTCAGTACGGCTCACTAGCTGACGTGCGGTTTGGATATTCACACACGTTGGTAGCCATGATCCGTTACGCTGAAGCCCACCCGCAGCAGGAAATCATCTGGTTTTTAGATGAATTCAACCGGGGGTCGCAGGCCGTTCAGAGTGAGCTGATGAACTTGGTTTTGCAACGGCAGATCAATACGCTGAAATTGCCCGAACAAGTGCACCTGATTCTAGCTGAAAATCCGGATGCCACGATGGCTGGTTTTACGCAAAGCCACTACGGGGTCACCCCTGGCGATGCGGCCATTGCCGACCGGACGACACGTCTGGTCCTTCAGGCTGATACGGTTTCTTGGCTGCAGTGGGCGAAGACGGTGGTTGCTGGTCAGCCACGCATTACCCCACTGGTCACCCAGTATCTAACCGAAAATCCGGCGGACCTACACGTAGTGGGCGTGGATAATGCCGGCGACGATGATCTACAACCCACCCCCCGAGCCTGGGAACGGGTGTCACGGGCGGTGCAGGAACTTGACGCACAGCATCTCTTTAGTCAGTCAGCAGTCGTGGCGGCCATCATGCAGGGAAATTTGGGCATGACGGTCGGCACGGCTTTTGCTGGGTTCTTGACGCAACACCGACCGGGTCTCACAGTCGAGCAGGCGATGAGCCTGCCAGATGCGGTGACGACGATGGAGACTCTTTCAGCGGCGCAGCAGCAACAGATTTTGCAAAACTGTCTGCAGGCCGGTGAGTGGCCATTGACTAGTAACGAAAATGGTCAGCGGTTTGCGGACCTGTTAGCCGTTTGCCCAGCCGATGGACAGTTTGCAATTGCGCAGACCATGGCAGATCAAGCGGACTTATTGGAAAACTTGGCAGCGGTTCAGACCGCTCGTCCTGGGGTGGCTCAGCTGTATGGCTTACTGACACAGATTGGGTTGCGCGGTAGTCAAATCGAGGTGTAG
- a CDS encoding cation-translocating P-type ATPase, with protein sequence MAKLPFYQETAADLYQRLQTSEHGLSSATAQERLSANGHNVLNQQKTTSLLQKFFAQFKDFMIIVLLVAALIAGLTGEVVDAVIILVVVVLNAIFGVFQEAKAEEAINALKEMSAPNATIRRDGQVMTVKSDELVVGDIILLEAGDIIPADLRLLDVASLKVEESALTGESVPVEKADAILTGADLPIGDRHNMAFMNSNVTYGRATGVVVATGMQTEVGRIAGMIEAADETTTPLQANLTQLGKSLTILILVIAAIVFAMGMWRQAESLIDMLLTAISLAVAAIPEGLPAIVTITLALGTQRMAKRHAIVRKLPAVETLGSTDIIASDKTGTLTQNKMTVEKVYEDLRLTDAHTVDFDRENRLAQVMILSNDTKVTPDGLAGDPTETALVQYQMDRNYPVDQVLTDMPRVAEIPFDSERKLMSTVHPLADGRFLIAVKGAPDELLKRVTRLAMDGAISPLSNADRQHILDTNHNMATQALRVLAFAYRITDQVPTNMTSETVENDLILAGMVGMIDPERPEVAQAVADAKSAGIRPMMITGDHRDTAATIAVRLGIIDKGETAAVITGAELDEMDDATFAKKVSDYAVYARVAPEHKVRIVNAWQKRGKVVAMTGDGVNDAPALKAADIGIGMGITGTEVSKGASDMVLADDNFSTIVVAVEEGRKVFANIQKAIQYLLSANLGEVLTLFMMTMLGWQILAPVHILWINLVTDTLPAIALGVEPMEKNIMQQKPRGRQSNFFSGGVFGGIVYQGLLEGAITLGVYWLAITYPVHQATQLAHADALTMAFATLGLIQLFHAFNSKSIHGSIFTVGLFKNKFFNWAIVIAFALLAMTILVPGLNSMFHVAHLDGFQWGIVLLASFMMIVIVEIVKFFQRRVLK encoded by the coding sequence ATGGCCAAATTACCGTTTTATCAGGAAACTGCTGCTGACTTGTACCAGCGCTTGCAAACCAGCGAGCACGGGTTAAGCTCGGCAACTGCACAGGAACGTCTCTCGGCGAATGGACACAACGTCTTGAACCAACAGAAGACCACCTCCCTGTTGCAGAAATTTTTTGCCCAGTTCAAGGACTTCATGATCATCGTCTTGCTGGTGGCCGCGCTAATTGCCGGGCTGACTGGTGAGGTCGTCGATGCCGTCATCATCCTGGTCGTGGTGGTGTTAAACGCCATCTTTGGGGTCTTTCAGGAGGCCAAGGCCGAGGAAGCCATTAACGCCTTGAAGGAAATGTCGGCGCCTAACGCCACGATTCGCCGCGACGGTCAGGTGATGACCGTTAAGAGCGACGAGCTGGTTGTGGGGGACATCATCTTGCTGGAAGCCGGCGATATCATTCCCGCTGACCTGCGGTTGCTCGATGTGGCTTCGCTAAAGGTCGAAGAGTCCGCGTTGACCGGGGAATCGGTACCCGTGGAAAAGGCGGATGCTATCTTGACGGGAGCGGACCTGCCTATCGGTGACCGTCACAACATGGCCTTCATGAATTCTAACGTTACGTACGGTCGGGCAACCGGAGTCGTGGTCGCCACTGGGATGCAGACGGAGGTCGGCCGAATCGCGGGCATGATTGAAGCTGCCGATGAGACAACCACGCCGCTCCAGGCCAACCTGACCCAGTTAGGGAAGTCGTTGACCATCCTGATTCTGGTGATTGCGGCCATCGTCTTTGCGATGGGGATGTGGCGTCAGGCCGAAAGCCTGATCGACATGCTCTTAACGGCGATTTCTCTGGCCGTTGCTGCGATTCCAGAAGGATTGCCCGCCATCGTCACGATTACTTTGGCATTGGGGACTCAGCGAATGGCCAAACGGCACGCCATCGTCCGGAAACTGCCCGCCGTGGAAACGTTGGGGAGCACCGACATCATTGCCTCGGATAAGACCGGGACGTTGACTCAAAACAAAATGACAGTCGAAAAGGTTTACGAAGACTTACGGTTAACCGATGCGCACACGGTTGATTTTGACCGTGAAAATCGCTTAGCGCAGGTCATGATTCTCAGTAACGATACTAAGGTGACGCCGGATGGTTTGGCCGGTGACCCGACCGAAACGGCGCTAGTGCAGTACCAAATGGATCGCAACTACCCGGTTGACCAGGTCTTAACGGATATGCCCCGAGTTGCCGAAATTCCGTTTGATTCCGAGCGAAAACTTATGTCCACGGTGCACCCCTTAGCGGATGGTCGCTTCCTGATTGCCGTCAAGGGCGCGCCGGATGAGTTGCTGAAGCGCGTGACGCGGTTGGCCATGGACGGCGCGATTTCACCGTTGAGCAATGCCGACCGGCAACACATCTTGGATACGAACCACAACATGGCGACGCAGGCTTTACGGGTCCTGGCGTTTGCCTACCGCATTACGGATCAAGTACCAACGAACATGACCAGTGAAACGGTAGAAAATGACCTGATCTTGGCCGGGATGGTCGGCATGATCGACCCTGAACGACCGGAAGTGGCTCAGGCCGTGGCGGATGCCAAATCTGCTGGGATTCGGCCAATGATGATCACTGGGGACCACCGTGACACGGCCGCCACCATTGCGGTGCGGCTGGGCATCATCGACAAGGGTGAGACCGCCGCCGTGATTACCGGGGCCGAACTTGATGAGATGGACGATGCCACTTTTGCCAAGAAAGTGAGCGACTACGCGGTGTACGCTCGAGTGGCTCCCGAACATAAGGTCCGCATCGTCAATGCCTGGCAGAAGCGGGGCAAGGTCGTTGCCATGACTGGAGATGGGGTCAACGATGCTCCCGCCCTGAAGGCTGCCGATATTGGTATCGGGATGGGAATTACCGGGACCGAAGTTTCCAAGGGGGCCAGCGACATGGTTCTGGCCGATGACAACTTCTCTACCATTGTGGTGGCGGTTGAGGAAGGCCGAAAAGTGTTTGCTAACATTCAGAAGGCCATTCAGTACCTGCTTTCCGCCAACCTGGGGGAAGTACTGACACTGTTCATGATGACCATGCTAGGTTGGCAGATCTTAGCGCCCGTGCATATTCTGTGGATCAACCTGGTGACCGACACGTTACCAGCGATTGCCTTAGGGGTCGAACCCATGGAAAAGAATATTATGCAGCAAAAGCCACGAGGTCGGCAGTCGAACTTCTTCTCCGGTGGGGTCTTCGGAGGTATCGTCTACCAGGGCCTGCTGGAAGGGGCCATTACGTTAGGTGTCTACTGGTTAGCCATTACCTACCCCGTGCATCAGGCAACGCAATTGGCCCATGCCGATGCCTTGACCATGGCCTTCGCAACGTTAGGGTTGATTCAACTATTTCACGCATTTAACTCTAAGTCGATTCACGGGTCCATTTTCACGGTTGGTTTGTTTAAGAATAAATTCTTCAACTGGGCCATTGTGATTGCCTTTGCACTGTTAGCGATGACCATTCTGGTACCAGGCTTAAACAGCATGTTCCACGTTGCTCATCTGGATGGCTTCCAATGGGGAATTGTCCTTTTGGCTTCGTTCATGATGATCGTTATTGTGGAAATCGTTAAATTCTTCCAACGGCGCGTGTTAAAATAA
- the ffh gene encoding signal recognition particle protein: protein MAFEGLTERLQGAMRKLRGKGRVSESDLRETMREIRLALLEADVNFTVVKDFVKQVRDRAMGADVLEGLNPAQQIVKIVDEELTKTMGAEAVPLNKSDKIPTIIMMVGLQGAGKTTTAGKLALKLKNEENARPLMIAGDIYRPAAIDQLVQVAEGIDVPVFQLGTDVDPVEIVRQGLAQAAENHNDYVIIDTAGRLQIDEQLMDELANIKALAHPDEILLTVDAMTGQNAVATAEGFNEKLDVTGVVLTKLDGDTRGGAALSIRAVTGKPIKFIGQGEKMTDLDVFHPDRMSSRILGMGDMLSLIEKTQKEYDEKQAKELTEKIQENSFDFNDFLDQIAQIQKMGPMEDLMKMIPGMANNPALKNVQMDPKDMDHLKAVVYSMTPQERTNPDLLNPSRRRRIAAGAGRPIHEVNRMIKQFNQMKKTMNQVSKGNMSGMEQLMGNTGMGGGGISGRMQKMAMNRMSRQMKKNKKKRLKRKKRK, encoded by the coding sequence CGGGGCAAGGGCCGCGTTTCCGAAAGTGATTTACGGGAAACAATGCGTGAGATTCGGTTGGCTTTACTCGAAGCCGACGTTAACTTTACCGTGGTCAAGGACTTCGTCAAGCAGGTTCGTGACCGAGCGATGGGGGCCGACGTTCTTGAAGGACTGAACCCAGCGCAACAAATCGTCAAAATTGTTGACGAAGAGTTAACCAAAACGATGGGGGCAGAAGCCGTTCCCCTAAATAAGTCCGACAAGATTCCAACGATCATCATGATGGTTGGACTTCAAGGGGCCGGGAAGACGACGACGGCCGGCAAGTTAGCTTTAAAGCTAAAGAACGAAGAAAACGCCCGGCCATTAATGATTGCCGGCGATATTTACCGGCCAGCCGCCATTGACCAATTGGTCCAGGTGGCTGAAGGTATCGACGTGCCGGTCTTCCAGTTGGGGACTGACGTTGATCCCGTAGAAATCGTGCGGCAAGGACTGGCTCAGGCCGCTGAAAACCACAACGATTACGTGATCATTGATACCGCTGGTCGGTTGCAAATTGATGAACAATTGATGGATGAATTGGCCAACATTAAGGCGTTGGCCCATCCTGATGAAATTCTGCTGACTGTTGATGCGATGACTGGGCAAAACGCCGTCGCCACCGCCGAAGGGTTTAACGAAAAGCTGGACGTGACCGGGGTCGTCTTGACCAAGTTAGATGGGGACACCCGTGGTGGTGCCGCACTGTCTATCCGGGCCGTGACCGGCAAGCCAATCAAGTTCATTGGTCAAGGTGAAAAGATGACCGACCTGGATGTCTTCCATCCAGACCGAATGTCGTCGCGGATCTTAGGGATGGGGGATATGCTTTCCCTGATCGAAAAGACCCAGAAGGAATACGACGAAAAGCAGGCTAAGGAATTAACCGAAAAGATTCAAGAAAACTCGTTTGATTTCAACGACTTCTTGGACCAAATTGCCCAGATTCAGAAGATGGGGCCAATGGAAGACCTCATGAAGATGATTCCAGGGATGGCCAATAACCCAGCTCTGAAAAACGTGCAAATGGATCCCAAGGACATGGATCACCTAAAGGCTGTCGTGTATTCTATGACACCACAGGAACGGACCAATCCCGATCTGTTGAACCCTTCACGGCGACGACGGATTGCTGCTGGGGCTGGTCGGCCGATCCATGAAGTTAACCGAATGATCAAGCAGTTCAATCAGATGAAGAAGACCATGAATCAGGTCTCCAAAGGAAATATGTCTGGAATGGAACAGCTGATGGGTAACACCGGTATGGGTGGCGGCGGTATCAGTGGCCGGATGCAAAAGATGGCTATGAACCGGATGTCGCGTCAGATGAAGAAGAATAAGAAGAAGCGGCTGAAGCGTAAGAAGCGCAAGTAG